DNA from Synechococcus elongatus PCC 6301:
ATTGTGGAAGGCATGAACATGGGCTTCTTGCTCTTGGCCTTCAACCAAGTCGCCAACAACGCGATGCTCCGCTACACCTCCGGCGGTAACTTCACGATTCCGATCGTCTTCCGCGGTCCTGGTGGCGTCGGTCGCCAACTTGGGGCAGAACACTCGCAACGGTCGGAAGCCTACTTCCACGCAGTGCCCGGCCTAAAGATTGTGGCCTGTTCGACGCCCTGCAATGCCAAAGGTCTTCTGAAAGCGGCCATCCGCGACAACAACCCCGTGCTGTTCTTCGAGCACGTGCTGCTTTACAACCTCAAAGAAGACCTGCCCGACGAAGAGTACATCTGCCCGCTCGATAAGGCGGAAATCGTCCGTCCCGGCAAGGATGTCACAGTCCTCACCTACTCCCGCATGCGCTACCACTGTCTGCAGGCGGTGAAGACACTGGAAAAAGAGGGCTTTGATCCGGAAGTGATCGACTTGATTTCGCTCAAGCCCTTCGACTTTGAAGCGATCGAAGCATCGGTGCGCAAAACCCACCGCGTCGTCATCGTTGAAGAATGCATGAAGACAGGCGGTATTGCAGCGGAGCTGTCGGCAGCCATCATGGAGCGCTGCTTTGATGAACTGGATGCGCCGGTAGTGCGTCTGTCATCACAGGACATCCCCACGCCCTACAACGGCAAGCTAGAAAACCTGACGATCGTGCAGCCCGAGCAAATTGTGGCTGCTGTCAAAGATCTCTTGTCTGCTAAGGTCTAGGCTAGCGATCGCCGATCTGCCGTATTCAGAA
Protein-coding regions in this window:
- a CDS encoding alpha-ketoacid dehydrogenase subunit beta, which codes for MAETFMFNALRAAIDEEMARDPNVLVLGEDVGHYGGSYKVTKDLYQKYGDFRLLDTPIAENGFTGMAVGAAMTGLRPIVEGMNMGFLLLAFNQVANNAMLRYTSGGNFTIPIVFRGPGGVGRQLGAEHSQRSEAYFHAVPGLKIVACSTPCNAKGLLKAAIRDNNPVLFFEHVLLYNLKEDLPDEEYICPLDKAEIVRPGKDVTVLTYSRMRYHCLQAVKTLEKEGFDPEVIDLISLKPFDFEAIEASVRKTHRVVIVEECMKTGGIAAELSAAIMERCFDELDAPVVRLSSQDIPTPYNGKLENLTIVQPEQIVAAVKDLLSAKV